The Prochlorococcus sp. MIT 0603 DNA window GAAATCCCCCAGCTTGCAAGTCCGCATTGTAATTCAGAGGAATTTGGTTTCGCCAAAACTTCTATTAAAAGTTCTGCTGCTTCTTCCCCAAAGATTGCCATAGCTCCTACGGCTGAACCTTGTACTACTGGATCATGGTCATGAAGAAGTGCTTGCAGCAGGTCAGGTAAGGCAGATGGATCCCCAATAAGTTTTAGTGTTTTAGCTGCTGCTCTTCTAACCGTTACATTGCAGCTATTCAGTAAGGCATATCGAAGTTCTGGCAAAGCAGACTTGCCAATCATGCCAAGACTTTCTGAAAAAGTTCGTCTTAGGAGGCCTCTCTTGTCTCCTAGACCAGTAACTAGTTTCTTGATTAAAATTGTATCTGTTTCAGGTTTTTCTCCATCCCTTAGTTTTTTTTGCAATTCCAAAGCAAGCTCGGAAGCTTCTTCTTCGCTCAAATCAGTTCTTTCCGGAAATTTTTTTTGGCTATTGATTTCTTTCAATTGTTTTTATAAGTAGTGATCTATTAAAAATCTTAATTTTAATCATATATTTATACTTGGCCTGATTTCCTTAACTGATGAACTTAGGGGCTTTTGATACTCTTCCAAAATTAAGCAAAAATGATGCTCTAAGTATTTTAAAAACCCCTTTACAAGATTTAAATCTATCTAGTGATTATTATAAAGCAGTTTTTCATCTTGCAAAATACCCCTCTCCTGAATCCGAAAAAGCTCTTTTGGATTTAGTAAAATCCCAATCTGCTGAGAAGCCTATTCTTCTTGCAAAAAGAAAAGCGATTGAAATTTTAGGACGAATGGGATCAAAAAAAGCAATACCTCATATAGCAAAAAACCTTAAGAGCTTAGACCCTTATATTGTTGAGAATTCAGCTTGGGCATTGCAACAAATTGGTTGCGATAAT harbors:
- a CDS encoding HEAT repeat domain-containing protein, encoding MSEEEASELALELQKKLRDGEKPETDTILIKKLVTGLGDKRGLLRRTFSESLGMIGKSALPELRYALLNSCNVTVRRAAAKTLKLIGDPSALPDLLQALLHDHDPVVQGSAVGAMAIFGEEAAELLIEVLAKPNSSELQCGLASWGISFIGARAGRVLKRSALSTNKKVRASSIAALGDQIQLFSDKEAKKILCDAVNDPSIEVQIEAIKLIGFLNDHEWDINLIASKLNEASPEIRRQSALTLMKLKAINHIAIMNNILLKEKDTDVKNILKLCISNLDGMSKSK